One region of Limibacillus sp. genomic DNA includes:
- a CDS encoding DUF4159 domain-containing protein yields MLRRLIDLSEGVGAQGDEGASLPPLQLLDGYGRLTPAWPEATAISSLEGEAPQLPNPATPAGIYGDSQQRRALNLAPALDTLQPLSNLPSGVALTGYEASRERDLMPWLLAAALLLASLDLLVALWLRGLLRGFRPAAQAAALGLALLPLTALAPLNALAQNLPPEDPQAFALQATTDTRLAYVLTGVPAVDRVSHAGLTGLSEILVARTSIEAAEPFGVTPGRDELAFFPLLYWPVTAQQRPLDSLAQQAVSDYLRNGGTIVFDLREERAGQGFGGLVSPGEASLRRLTAGLEIPPLGQIGPDHVMTKAFYLLQDFPGRFTSPSLWVETVGDDQNDGVASVIVTSNDWAGAWAIDSAGRPLFPMVGGNTQREMSFRVGINLVMYAMTGNYKADQVHIPYILERLGQ; encoded by the coding sequence ATGCTGCGCCGCCTGATCGATCTCAGCGAGGGCGTCGGCGCGCAAGGCGACGAAGGGGCCAGCCTGCCGCCCCTGCAACTGCTGGACGGCTACGGTCGCCTGACGCCGGCCTGGCCGGAAGCGACCGCCATCTCGAGTCTCGAGGGCGAGGCGCCGCAACTGCCGAACCCCGCCACCCCTGCCGGCATCTACGGGGATTCCCAGCAGCGCCGCGCGCTCAATCTCGCGCCTGCTCTCGACACTTTGCAGCCCCTTTCCAACCTGCCCTCGGGCGTCGCCCTCACCGGTTACGAGGCCAGCCGGGAGCGGGACCTGATGCCCTGGCTTCTCGCCGCGGCCTTGCTGCTCGCGTCCCTCGACCTGCTGGTGGCGCTCTGGCTGCGCGGCCTGCTGCGCGGCTTCAGACCGGCGGCCCAGGCAGCGGCTTTGGGCCTCGCCCTGTTGCCGCTGACCGCGCTGGCGCCGCTGAACGCGCTGGCGCAGAACCTGCCGCCGGAGGACCCGCAAGCCTTTGCTTTGCAAGCGACGACCGACACGCGGCTCGCCTACGTCCTGACCGGCGTTCCCGCGGTGGACCGCGTCAGCCACGCGGGTTTGACCGGACTGTCGGAGATCTTGGTGGCGCGCACCTCCATCGAAGCCGCGGAGCCCTTTGGCGTGACGCCGGGGCGCGACGAGCTGGCTTTCTTCCCGCTGCTCTACTGGCCGGTCACAGCGCAGCAAAGGCCGCTCGACAGTCTCGCCCAGCAGGCGGTCAGCGACTATTTGAGGAACGGCGGCACCATCGTCTTCGACCTGCGCGAAGAGCGCGCGGGCCAGGGATTCGGCGGTCTCGTCTCTCCCGGAGAGGCCTCGCTCAGGCGTCTGACCGCCGGGCTGGAGATTCCGCCGCTGGGTCAGATCGGGCCGGATCACGTCATGACCAAGGCCTTCTACCTGCTGCAGGACTTCCCCGGCCGCTTCACCTCGCCTTCGCTCTGGGTCGAAACGGTGGGCGATGACCAGAACGACGGCGTCGCCTCGGTGATCGTGACCTCCAACGACTGGGCCGGCGCCTGGGCCATCGATTCCGCGGGGCGGCCGCTCTTTCCCATGGTCGGCGGCAACACCCAGCGCGAGATGTCCTTCCGCGTCGGCATCAACCTCGTGATGTACGCCATGACGGGCAACTACAAGGCCGATCAAGTGCACATTCCCTACATCCTGGAAAGGCTCGGGCAATGA
- a CDS encoding pirin family protein, with product MLEVRRFAELGGFENDWLKAHHHFSFGHYYDPNRLGHGALLVWNDDTIQPGRGFELHGHRDMEIITYVRKGAITHRDHLGNEGRTEAGDVQVMSAGKGILHAEFNEEDDTTQIFQIWVRPNQTGIEPRWEQRRFPKAERAARLVPLASGRREDEGALPIQQDAAVLGAALTAGQSVTHEVGRGRSAYLVAAVGRLQVNGQEAAARDGVAVTGPAKVEIEALEDSELLLVDVPAVP from the coding sequence ATGCTTGAAGTACGTCGCTTCGCCGAGTTGGGCGGCTTCGAGAACGATTGGCTGAAGGCCCATCATCACTTCAGCTTCGGCCACTACTACGATCCCAATCGCCTGGGCCACGGCGCGCTCTTGGTCTGGAACGACGACACCATCCAGCCGGGCCGGGGCTTCGAGCTTCACGGCCACCGCGACATGGAGATCATCACCTATGTGCGCAAAGGGGCCATCACCCACCGCGACCACCTCGGCAACGAAGGCCGCACCGAAGCGGGCGACGTCCAGGTGATGTCGGCGGGTAAGGGCATCCTGCATGCCGAGTTCAACGAAGAGGACGACACCACGCAGATCTTCCAGATCTGGGTGCGTCCGAACCAGACCGGCATCGAGCCGCGCTGGGAACAGCGCCGCTTTCCCAAGGCGGAGCGGGCCGCCCGCCTGGTGCCGCTGGCCTCCGGCCGCCGCGAGGACGAAGGCGCGCTGCCGATACAGCAGGACGCCGCAGTCCTGGGCGCCGCCCTGACCGCCGGTCAGAGCGTGACCCACGAGGTCGGGCGGGGCCGCTCGGCCTATCTGGTCGCGGCGGTGGGCCGCCTGCAGGTGAACGGCCAGGAAGCCGCGGCCCGCGACGGCGTCGCGGTCACCGGCCCCGCAAAAGTCGAGATCGAAGCCCTGGAGGACAGCGAGCTGCTGCTCGTGGACGTCCCGGCCGTCCCTTGA
- a CDS encoding N-acetyltransferase: protein MSYEILPQRDGDAKKIETLLDRTFGPDRHQKTVYRLRQGVEPLEGLSHVAVDEDGQLLGTLRFWPIVIGKTATPAILFGPIAVEPSLQGKGIGRALLRHGLAEAKHLGHHICVLVGDPAYYGPYGFENAVARRLRLPGPVEPERFQVFELTPGALSGVSGMIGKADGTAAVSAPRAARRSSAPPA from the coding sequence ATGTCATACGAAATCCTGCCGCAGCGCGACGGCGATGCGAAGAAGATCGAAACCCTCCTGGACCGGACCTTCGGGCCGGACCGCCACCAGAAGACGGTCTACCGCCTGCGCCAGGGGGTCGAGCCCCTGGAGGGCCTCAGTCACGTCGCCGTGGACGAAGACGGCCAGCTTCTGGGGACCTTGCGCTTCTGGCCCATCGTGATCGGCAAGACCGCCACGCCCGCGATCCTTTTCGGCCCCATCGCCGTGGAGCCCTCGCTTCAGGGCAAGGGGATCGGGCGCGCCCTGTTGCGCCACGGCCTCGCCGAGGCGAAGCACCTGGGACACCACATCTGCGTTTTGGTGGGCGACCCGGCCTACTACGGCCCCTATGGCTTCGAGAACGCCGTGGCGCGGCGGCTGCGCCTGCCCGGTCCGGTCGAACCGGAACGCTTCCAGGTGTTCGAGCTGACCCCGGGCGCGCTCTCCGGCGTCTCCGGCATGATCGGGAAGGCTGACGGGACTGCGGCGGTCAGCGCCCCTCGCGCTGCCAGGCGAAGCTCAGCGCCCCCAGCGTGA
- a CDS encoding pyridoxamine 5'-phosphate oxidase family protein — protein sequence MASDGSHVPPEDLESLLADCWSRLQSAAADRRDPFHIMGLSTIGLDGRPRARSVVLRAVEPEARLIVFHCDRRSPKVEELQRDPRLALLFYDKPGGLQLRIEAEAEIHLESPRAEEAWRKSHRFARRCYLQEEGPSSPASGPTSGLPPAFETREPEEAELDPARENFCLVACRVERLDRFSLAHDGHRRAAWRWRDEGAVESTWLVP from the coding sequence ATGGCGAGTGACGGTAGTCACGTCCCGCCGGAGGACTTGGAGAGCTTGCTGGCGGACTGCTGGTCCCGTCTGCAGTCGGCGGCGGCCGACCGGCGCGACCCTTTTCACATCATGGGGCTCTCGACAATCGGCCTGGACGGACGGCCACGGGCCCGCAGCGTCGTGCTGCGCGCGGTCGAGCCGGAGGCGCGGCTGATCGTCTTCCACTGCGATCGGCGCAGCCCGAAGGTCGAGGAGTTGCAGCGCGATCCGCGTCTGGCCCTGCTCTTCTACGACAAGCCAGGCGGCCTTCAGCTCCGCATCGAGGCTGAAGCGGAAATCCACCTTGAAAGCCCACGGGCCGAAGAGGCCTGGCGGAAAAGCCATCGCTTCGCGAGGCGCTGTTACCTGCAAGAGGAAGGGCCCAGCAGTCCGGCCTCCGGGCCGACCTCGGGTCTGCCCCCGGCTTTCGAGACCCGGGAGCCCGAAGAAGCCGAGCTGGACCCGGCGCGGGAGAACTTCTGTCTGGTGGCCTGCCGGGTCGAGCGGCTGGACCGCTTCTCCCTTGCCCACGACGGGCACAGGCGGGCTGCCTGGCGCTGGCGCGACGAGGGCGCCGTGGAGAGCACTTGGCTGGTGCCGTGA
- a CDS encoding glutathione S-transferase family protein: protein MGLLVDGVWHDKWYDTKSTGGRFKRQESSFRDWVTADGASGFKAEPGRYRLYVSLACPWAHRTLIFRKLKGLEEMIPVSIVHWYMGSEGWEFREEDGATAEPLYGFTRLHELYTKADPAYTGRVTVPVLWDTKKETIVSNESAEIIRMLNSAFDEAGAKPGDFYPEALRGEIDAVNEEVYHKVNNGVYKAGFATAQKAYEEAVSELFETLDGLEERLSGQRYLTGDQITEADWRLFTTLVRFDPVYVGHFKCNLKRIVDYPNLWAYTRDLYQQPGVAETVNLHHIKQHYYVSHETINPTGVVPKGPEIDFSLPVHRKAA, encoded by the coding sequence ATGGGTCTCTTGGTAGACGGTGTCTGGCACGACAAGTGGTACGACACGAAATCAACCGGCGGGCGCTTCAAGCGCCAGGAAAGCAGCTTTCGCGACTGGGTGACGGCGGACGGCGCGTCCGGCTTCAAGGCGGAGCCGGGGCGCTACCGCCTCTACGTCTCGCTTGCCTGCCCCTGGGCGCACCGCACCTTGATCTTCCGCAAGCTCAAGGGGCTGGAGGAGATGATCCCGGTCTCCATCGTCCATTGGTACATGGGCTCCGAAGGCTGGGAGTTCCGGGAGGAGGACGGCGCGACGGCCGAGCCGCTCTATGGCTTCACCCGCCTCCATGAGCTCTACACCAAGGCCGATCCCGCCTACACCGGCCGGGTGACCGTGCCTGTCCTTTGGGACACCAAGAAGGAAACCATCGTCAGCAACGAATCGGCGGAGATCATCCGCATGCTGAACAGCGCCTTCGACGAGGCCGGCGCCAAGCCGGGCGATTTCTACCCGGAAGCCCTGCGCGGGGAGATCGACGCGGTCAACGAGGAGGTCTACCACAAGGTCAACAACGGCGTTTACAAGGCCGGCTTCGCGACCGCGCAGAAGGCCTACGAGGAGGCGGTGAGCGAGCTCTTCGAGACCTTGGACGGCTTGGAAGAAAGGCTCTCCGGCCAGCGCTACTTGACCGGCGACCAAATCACCGAGGCCGACTGGCGGCTCTTCACCACGCTGGTGCGCTTCGATCCGGTCTACGTCGGCCACTTCAAGTGCAACCTGAAGCGGATCGTGGATTATCCCAACCTCTGGGCCTACACCCGCGACCTCTATCAGCAGCCGGGCGTGGCGGAGACCGTGAACCTCCACCACATCAAGCAGCACTACTACGTCAGTCACGAGACCATCAATCCGACCGGCGTGGTGCCCAAGGGGCCGGAGATCGATTTCTCTCTGCCCGTTCACCGCAAGGCGGCGTGA
- a CDS encoding mechanosensitive ion channel yields the protein MLLLAALLLPLDAGAQSLQELQQREQRWSLSLDTLREQIDKDELSRNQQEEIRTRLEQIIKQAQDIDSLLKERLTPVRAQLEALGPAPGEGEPEEDAETAQQRENLNRQLSEYQGLLQRSDALVARAQAQLRDLSVKTQRQRTQRLLEQAPLPLAPSTLTAAFGQLGTIWKNLNALLTSWWSEERPAERGWTPYLIVLGVMVITISLSRFVRRQTERRFGQRDDIAAPSYPRAVLAFVVTGLGRAVSPSLIAFVIWWTLGRVELITKEIEAITLGLLWAVVIYALIGQLSRAALAPGRPQWSIVPLDSAQTTGAGISMHGLAIIMAVIGGLSRAGQAIRDPLPEFVSLATFVGTATLVTFVAPLLGAWLWRPPKRDVEGSAEGGKAEGGKAEAQERKTLGVGLGFLRIAIIGLLVAVVLAAFLGYSHLAVAMMDGLLATAITIGFGLILRTVAIEILQTLFSPDRRSFIARQLDLSQGGSESLVFWLTLLIDTCLILMAIPLIMLEWGVPDSVLAYWFLQISDGIKIGEFTFAPLSILYAFVVFVVGLIAVRFIKRMLNQRILSRTRLDVGARHSISAATGYVGFAVAAMLAVATLGIDLSNLAIIAGALSVGIGFGLQNVVNNFVSGLLLLIERPIKVGDWIVVSGYEGTVKRISVRSTEIETFDRSEVIVPNSELVSSPVTNWTHKTRICRVIVPVGVAYGSDTELVRDILMKVAKDHEDVLSYPAPFVIFKAFGDSSLNFELRVYARDTDYYLTLINDLHFAIDKAFREQKVEIPFPQRDLHLRDSDTLAEVLRNGRSQKVSRRQEEGEGEGENGETKPDSTAKPKSMPEQESDGE from the coding sequence ATGCTGCTGCTGGCGGCTTTGTTGCTCCCGCTCGATGCCGGAGCACAGAGCCTCCAGGAACTCCAGCAGCGCGAACAACGCTGGTCGCTCTCGCTCGATACGCTGCGCGAGCAGATCGACAAGGACGAACTCTCGCGCAATCAGCAGGAGGAAATCCGCACCCGGCTCGAGCAGATCATCAAGCAGGCGCAGGACATAGACAGCCTCTTGAAGGAACGCCTGACGCCGGTACGCGCGCAGCTCGAAGCGCTGGGTCCGGCCCCTGGAGAAGGCGAACCCGAAGAGGATGCCGAAACCGCCCAGCAGCGTGAGAACCTCAACCGCCAACTCAGCGAGTACCAGGGGCTGCTCCAACGGTCCGACGCGCTGGTGGCCCGCGCGCAAGCGCAGCTCAGGGACCTTTCCGTCAAAACCCAACGCCAACGCACGCAACGCCTGCTGGAGCAGGCGCCGCTTCCGCTCGCGCCCTCCACCCTGACCGCCGCCTTCGGCCAACTGGGCACCATATGGAAGAACCTGAACGCCCTGCTCACAAGTTGGTGGAGCGAGGAGCGGCCCGCCGAACGGGGGTGGACGCCTTACCTGATCGTCCTGGGCGTCATGGTGATCACCATCAGCCTCAGCCGGTTCGTCAGGCGTCAGACGGAGCGGCGCTTCGGCCAGCGCGATGACATCGCGGCCCCGAGTTACCCGAGGGCCGTCCTCGCCTTCGTGGTGACCGGCTTGGGGCGCGCCGTCTCGCCCTCTCTCATCGCCTTTGTGATCTGGTGGACCCTGGGAAGGGTCGAGTTGATCACAAAGGAGATCGAAGCGATCACCCTCGGGCTACTATGGGCGGTCGTGATCTACGCTCTGATCGGACAGTTGAGCCGGGCCGCACTGGCGCCGGGGCGTCCGCAGTGGTCCATCGTGCCGCTGGACTCGGCGCAGACCACCGGGGCCGGCATCTCCATGCACGGACTGGCCATCATCATGGCCGTCATCGGCGGCCTGTCGCGGGCCGGGCAGGCCATCCGGGACCCGCTTCCCGAGTTCGTATCGCTCGCGACCTTCGTCGGCACGGCCACGCTGGTGACCTTCGTGGCCCCGCTGCTGGGCGCCTGGCTCTGGCGCCCGCCGAAGCGCGATGTTGAAGGCTCGGCGGAGGGCGGCAAGGCGGAGGGCGGCAAGGCAGAGGCTCAGGAGCGCAAGACCTTGGGGGTCGGCCTCGGGTTCTTGCGAATCGCGATCATCGGCCTTCTCGTCGCCGTGGTCCTGGCGGCGTTCCTTGGCTATTCCCATCTCGCGGTGGCGATGATGGATGGGCTGCTGGCGACCGCCATCACCATCGGCTTCGGGCTGATCCTGCGCACGGTCGCGATCGAGATACTGCAGACCCTGTTCTCGCCCGACCGCCGCAGCTTCATCGCCCGCCAGCTGGACCTGAGCCAGGGCGGCAGCGAGTCGCTGGTTTTCTGGCTCACGCTGCTGATCGACACCTGTTTGATCCTCATGGCCATCCCCTTGATCATGCTGGAATGGGGCGTGCCGGACTCGGTGCTCGCCTACTGGTTCCTTCAGATTTCGGACGGCATCAAGATCGGCGAGTTCACCTTCGCGCCGCTCTCCATCCTCTATGCCTTCGTGGTGTTCGTGGTCGGCCTGATCGCGGTGCGCTTCATCAAGCGGATGCTCAATCAGCGCATCCTCTCGCGCACCCGCCTGGATGTCGGCGCCCGCCACTCGATCTCGGCGGCGACGGGATATGTCGGCTTCGCGGTCGCCGCCATGCTGGCCGTGGCGACGCTCGGTATCGATCTCTCCAATCTGGCGATCATCGCGGGCGCGCTGTCGGTCGGCATCGGCTTCGGTCTTCAGAACGTGGTCAACAACTTCGTCTCCGGCCTGCTGCTCTTGATCGAGCGCCCCATCAAGGTGGGCGACTGGATCGTGGTCAGCGGATACGAGGGAACGGTCAAACGCATCTCCGTGCGCTCCACCGAGATCGAGACCTTCGACAGGTCCGAAGTGATCGTTCCCAACTCGGAGCTGGTTTCCTCGCCGGTCACCAACTGGACCCACAAGACCCGTATCTGCCGCGTGATCGTTCCCGTGGGCGTGGCCTATGGCAGCGATACCGAGCTGGTGCGGGATATTCTGATGAAGGTCGCAAAGGACCACGAGGACGTGCTGAGCTACCCCGCCCCCTTCGTGATCTTCAAGGCTTTCGGGGACTCCTCGCTGAACTTCGAGCTCCGGGTCTATGCCCGCGACACCGACTACTACCTGACGCTCATCAACGACCTGCACTTCGCCATCGACAAGGCCTTCCGCGAACAGAAGGTCGAGATCCCCTTCCCGCAGCGGGACCTGCATCTGCGCGACAGCGATACCCTGGCCGAAGTCCTGCGCAATGGGCGCAGTCAGAAGGTCTCCCGGCGGCAGGAAGAGGGCGAGGGCGAGGGCGAGAACGGAGAGACGAAACCGGACTCGACCGCCAAGCCCAAAAGCATGCCGGAGCAGGAAAGCGATGGCGAGTGA
- a CDS encoding LysR family transcriptional regulator, which produces MLERLTELATFAAVVEQGSFTGAARELSISKPVVSKRIARLEDSFGLRLLNRTTRRLSTTEAGEALYERCRHLLSEVEEAESALRPLASAPRGRLRLNAPVSFGVLHLTPCLPDFLRRYPEIEVELTLSDQRINLVEEGVDLAIRISDLEDSSLRARKLAPSERILCASPEYLARHGAPQKPEDLRDHACLTYAYQRSGNRWTFRNSSGKRRQVTVSGPLSANNGDALRTACEAGLGIALLPEFLAGDAFRAGRLVCVLPDWRDLAATAVHAVYPAGRNLSPKVRVFIDFLATRFGPEPYWRVKLPKG; this is translated from the coding sequence GTGCTTGAGCGCCTCACCGAACTCGCCACCTTCGCCGCCGTCGTGGAGCAGGGCAGCTTTACCGGCGCTGCGCGCGAGCTTTCGATCTCCAAGCCGGTGGTCTCCAAGCGAATCGCCCGGCTTGAGGATTCCTTCGGCCTGCGGCTTCTCAACCGGACCACGCGCCGCCTTTCGACGACCGAGGCCGGAGAAGCGCTCTACGAGCGTTGCCGCCATCTGCTTTCCGAAGTGGAGGAAGCGGAGTCGGCCCTCAGGCCGCTCGCCAGCGCGCCCAGGGGCCGCCTGCGCCTCAATGCCCCGGTCTCCTTCGGGGTTCTCCATCTGACGCCTTGCCTGCCGGATTTCCTGCGCCGCTATCCGGAGATCGAGGTGGAGCTGACGCTCAGCGATCAGCGCATCAATCTGGTGGAGGAGGGGGTCGATCTGGCGATTCGCATCTCCGATCTGGAAGACTCCAGTTTGCGCGCTCGGAAGCTCGCGCCAAGCGAGCGGATCCTCTGCGCGAGCCCCGAGTACCTCGCCCGCCATGGCGCGCCGCAGAAGCCGGAGGACCTGCGCGACCACGCCTGCCTCACCTACGCCTACCAGCGCTCCGGCAACCGCTGGACCTTTCGCAACAGCAGCGGGAAGCGGCGCCAGGTGACGGTCTCCGGGCCGCTCAGCGCCAACAACGGGGATGCCCTGCGGACGGCCTGCGAGGCGGGATTGGGCATCGCCCTCCTGCCCGAGTTTCTGGCGGGCGACGCCTTCCGGGCGGGGCGGCTGGTCTGCGTGCTGCCCGATTGGCGCGACCTTGCCGCGACGGCGGTGCATGCGGTCTATCCGGCCGGTCGCAACCTTTCGCCCAAGGTCCGGGTCTTCATAGACTTCCTGGCCACGCGTTTCGGGCCGGAACCCTATTGGCGGGTGAAGCTGCCGAAAGGCTGA
- the wrbA gene encoding NAD(P)H:quinone oxidoreductase, with translation MTKLLVLYYSSYGHIEKMAEAVAKGAKGVEGVEVTVKRVPELVPQEVAEKSGMKTEQAAEIASPGELADYDAVIFGTPTRFGNMASQMRNFLDQTGGLWAEGKLIGKVGSVFASTATQHGGQETTITSFHTTLLHHGMVIVGLPYSAPGLQEMEEISGGTPYGATTLAKGDGSRMPSDNELELARFQGEHVATIAKKLHG, from the coding sequence ATGACCAAGCTTCTTGTTCTTTACTATTCCTCCTACGGCCACATCGAAAAGATGGCCGAAGCCGTCGCCAAGGGCGCGAAAGGCGTCGAGGGCGTCGAGGTCACCGTCAAGCGCGTGCCCGAACTGGTGCCGCAGGAGGTGGCCGAGAAGTCGGGCATGAAGACCGAGCAGGCCGCCGAGATCGCCTCTCCGGGCGAACTGGCCGACTACGATGCGGTGATCTTCGGAACGCCCACCCGCTTCGGCAACATGGCCAGTCAGATGCGCAACTTCCTGGACCAGACCGGCGGGCTCTGGGCCGAAGGCAAGCTGATCGGAAAGGTCGGCAGCGTCTTCGCCTCCACCGCCACGCAGCACGGCGGCCAGGAAACCACCATCACCTCCTTCCACACCACCCTGCTGCACCACGGCATGGTGATCGTGGGCCTGCCCTACTCCGCGCCGGGCCTGCAGGAGATGGAGGAGATCAGCGGCGGCACGCCCTACGGCGCGACCACTCTGGCCAAGGGCGACGGCAGCCGCATGCCCTCGGACAACGAACTGGAACTCGCCCGTTTTCAGGGCGAACACGTGGCGACCATCGCCAAGAAGCTTCACGGCTGA